One stretch of Actinacidiphila sp. DG2A-62 DNA includes these proteins:
- a CDS encoding helix-turn-helix transcriptional regulator, producing MTSPNGIGHLLRGLREQAGRTRRDQAEHLGAVSSRFVDPENIKRWETEKRLPVPHLHETIARGYGIPVEEVRQAVAASRRYRRLASASRLSEDREDITRVERREFLGVSMLAAGIATEPWGRLAAALAGPTVDRQLTDQLVEATANLFVSEHHLPAELLVGRLGSHLEALTALIPRSGPHRRALTVAAGETAALAGWVAYDIGDMDTARHYYATAALAGREGGHPAVVALAMGYASYAAPAGKAREMLAAAQEHVRGAGYAAARSWLAAREAEEAAGCGDREGAVRALDRAVTAFDYADPAAGQAWIRFYQRSRLDSLTVATYSKLSHPDLGQAAENALTNLGDDDSKVSIVILSDAATGYLMTGNVDRGLEVGRRFMDAAVATPTTMGRQRLVSMAALLPPQYSAARDLAEDIRAALAT from the coding sequence ATGACGAGTCCGAACGGCATCGGCCACCTGTTGCGCGGGCTTCGGGAACAGGCGGGACGCACCAGACGCGACCAGGCCGAACACCTGGGGGCTGTCAGCAGCCGGTTCGTCGACCCGGAGAACATCAAGCGCTGGGAGACGGAGAAACGGCTCCCCGTCCCCCACCTGCACGAGACGATCGCCCGAGGGTACGGCATCCCAGTGGAGGAAGTCCGACAGGCAGTTGCCGCCAGCCGTCGCTACCGCAGGCTCGCATCGGCATCGCGGCTGTCAGAGGACCGGGAGGACATCACCCGCGTGGAGCGACGTGAATTTCTTGGCGTCTCGATGCTGGCCGCCGGAATCGCCACCGAACCCTGGGGACGGCTGGCGGCGGCACTGGCCGGACCGACCGTGGACCGGCAGCTGACCGACCAGTTGGTGGAGGCCACCGCCAATCTGTTCGTCAGCGAGCACCATCTGCCCGCTGAGCTGCTAGTGGGTCGTCTGGGTAGCCACCTGGAGGCCCTGACCGCGCTGATTCCCCGTTCCGGCCCCCATCGCCGCGCGCTCACCGTCGCCGCCGGAGAGACAGCGGCCCTCGCGGGTTGGGTGGCCTACGACATCGGCGACATGGACACGGCACGGCACTACTACGCCACCGCGGCGCTGGCCGGAAGGGAAGGCGGGCACCCGGCAGTCGTGGCCCTGGCCATGGGTTATGCGTCCTACGCCGCACCGGCGGGCAAGGCTCGGGAGATGCTGGCCGCCGCCCAGGAACATGTACGCGGCGCCGGGTACGCTGCCGCCCGCTCTTGGCTGGCCGCCCGAGAGGCCGAAGAAGCCGCCGGGTGCGGAGACCGGGAGGGGGCGGTACGCGCGCTGGATCGGGCAGTCACCGCATTCGACTATGCCGATCCCGCTGCCGGACAGGCGTGGATCCGCTTCTACCAGCGATCCCGCCTCGACTCCCTGACCGTCGCCACCTACTCCAAGCTCAGCCACCCCGACCTGGGCCAAGCCGCCGAGAACGCCCTGACGAACCTGGGCGACGACGACTCGAAGGTGTCCATCGTGATCCTGTCGGATGCGGCCACGGGTTATCTGATGACCGGCAACGTGGACCGGGGCCTGGAGGTCGGACGCCGGTTCATGGACGCCGCTGTCGCAACACCTACGACCATGGGACGTCAGCGCCTGGTGTCCATGGCAGCCCTGCTGCCCCCGCAGTACAGCGCGGCGCGAGACCTCGCCGAGGACATCCGCGCCGCACTCGCCACGTGA
- the tgmC gene encoding ATP-grasp peptide maturase system methyltransferase: MRDPEELRWALVGRLAGGGFLRTPSWREAVAAVPRHEFLRGGFFEQVAGSAPTAWRPVMPEDDRWLERCYADDSLVTQIAGTVVPGDLRGEIMRAPTSSSTMPGLVVRMLEDLLVEDGHHVLEIGTGTGYSTALMCHRLGDDLVTSVEVDGDVSGRAGASLGACGYMPELVVGDGLAGHKDRAPYDRVIATCGVLTVPGTWIDQTSPGGIVLATVCGWLYSSELARLTVHGDGTASGRFLGGQISFMLARPHLPPPLGLLPDLMDGEERPAVLGPDELAMDWTARFVAQLAAPHAQQISMTNDGRTERVFIDVGSGAWATLWRVGEHWMVRQGGPARIWDEVEERVGRWRADGAPDVERFEIRVTPDEQVITWPSR; this comes from the coding sequence GTGAGGGATCCCGAAGAGCTGCGCTGGGCGCTCGTGGGCCGGCTGGCGGGCGGAGGCTTTCTGCGCACGCCGTCGTGGCGGGAGGCAGTGGCGGCCGTTCCGCGACACGAGTTCCTGCGCGGCGGGTTCTTCGAGCAGGTCGCCGGGTCGGCGCCCACGGCCTGGCGGCCGGTGATGCCGGAGGACGACAGATGGCTAGAGCGTTGCTACGCGGATGATTCCCTGGTCACCCAGATCGCGGGCACGGTGGTGCCGGGGGACCTTCGGGGAGAGATCATGCGCGCGCCCACCTCGTCGAGCACCATGCCTGGCCTCGTGGTTCGGATGTTGGAGGACCTCCTGGTGGAGGACGGACACCACGTGCTCGAGATCGGCACCGGCACCGGCTACTCCACTGCCTTGATGTGCCACCGGCTCGGCGACGACCTGGTGACCTCCGTCGAGGTGGACGGGGACGTCTCCGGCCGCGCCGGCGCTTCGCTCGGTGCCTGCGGCTATATGCCTGAGCTTGTGGTGGGCGACGGGTTGGCCGGGCATAAGGACCGTGCCCCGTACGACCGGGTGATCGCCACCTGCGGGGTGCTCACCGTGCCAGGCACGTGGATCGACCAGACGAGCCCCGGTGGAATCGTCCTGGCCACCGTGTGCGGCTGGTTGTACTCGTCAGAGCTGGCTCGGCTGACCGTCCACGGGGACGGCACGGCCTCCGGGCGGTTCCTGGGGGGTCAGATCTCATTCATGCTGGCCCGCCCCCACCTTCCGCCTCCGCTGGGGCTGCTGCCCGACCTCATGGACGGTGAGGAGCGCCCCGCCGTGCTGGGCCCCGATGAGCTGGCCATGGACTGGACCGCCCGGTTCGTCGCGCAACTCGCCGCCCCCCATGCGCAGCAGATCAGCATGACCAACGACGGGCGTACGGAACGGGTTTTCATCGATGTGGGGTCCGGGGCCTGGGCGACGCTGTGGCGCGTCGGCGAACACTGGATGGTGCGGCAGGGCGGCCCGGCTCGCATATGGGACGAGGTGGAGGAGCGGGTGGGCCGCTGGCGTGCGGACGGCGCTCCGGACGTGGAGCGGTTCGAGATTCGGGTAACGCCGGATGAGCAGGTCATCACCTGGCCCAGTCGGTAG
- a CDS encoding IS481 family transposase: MPHRNAPLTETGRLRLARCVVDDGWPLRRAAERFQVSPTTAQRWAERYRQFGEAGMGDRSSRPRTSPRRTPTRTERRIIKVRVLRRWGPARIAHLLRLAPSTVHRVLTRYGLARLAHLDRATGRVIRRYERDRPGELVHIDIKKLGNIPDGGGHKVLGRQAGRKTRSNAGYSYLHTAVDDHSRLAYSEILPDEKKETATGFWTRAHAFFAQAGITVERVLTDNGSCYRSRDWRDLLTAAGITHKRTRPYRPQTNGKVERFNRTLLDEWAYARPYRSEAERRNAFPDWLHTYNHHRGHTALKGQPPDSRVPNLTGQYT, translated from the coding sequence GTGCCTCACCGTAACGCACCCCTGACCGAGACCGGACGTCTGCGTCTGGCACGCTGCGTGGTGGACGACGGCTGGCCGCTGCGGCGGGCGGCCGAACGCTTCCAGGTCTCGCCGACCACCGCTCAGCGCTGGGCCGAGCGCTACCGGCAGTTCGGTGAGGCCGGGATGGGCGACCGCTCCTCCCGCCCGCGCACAAGCCCCCGCCGCACCCCGACCCGCACCGAGCGCCGGATCATCAAGGTCCGCGTCCTGCGCCGCTGGGGACCGGCCCGTATCGCGCACCTGCTACGGCTGGCGCCCTCGACCGTGCACCGGGTCCTGACCCGCTACGGCCTGGCCCGTCTGGCCCACCTGGACCGGGCCACCGGCCGCGTCATACGCCGCTACGAACGCGACCGGCCCGGCGAACTCGTCCACATCGACATCAAGAAGCTCGGCAACATCCCCGACGGCGGCGGCCACAAGGTCCTGGGCCGCCAAGCAGGCCGCAAGACCCGCTCAAACGCCGGCTACAGCTACCTCCACACCGCCGTCGACGACCACTCCCGCCTGGCCTACAGCGAAATCCTGCCCGACGAGAAGAAGGAGACCGCCACCGGCTTCTGGACCCGCGCCCACGCCTTCTTCGCCCAGGCCGGCATCACCGTCGAACGCGTGCTGACCGACAACGGCTCCTGCTACCGCTCACGCGACTGGCGCGACCTGCTGACGGCAGCCGGGATCACCCACAAACGAACCCGGCCCTACCGGCCCCAGACCAACGGCAAGGTCGAACGCTTCAACCGCACCCTGCTCGACGAGTGGGCCTACGCCCGCCCCTACCGCTCCGAGGCCGAACGCCGCAACGCCTTCCCCGACTGGCTCCACACCTACAATCACCACCGCGGACACACCGCGCTGAAAGGCCAACCACCCGACAGCCGCGTCCCCAACCTCACAGGGCAATACACCTAG
- the rplA gene encoding 50S ribosomal protein L1 translates to MSKRSKSLRAADSKIDRERLYAPLEAVRLAKETATTKFDSTVEVAFRLGVDPRKADQMVRGTVNLPHGTGKTARVLVFATGDRAAAAEAAGADIVGSDELIDEVAKGRLDFDAVVATPDLMGKVGRLGRVLGPRGLMPNPKTGTVTPDVAKAVTEIKGGKIEFRVDKHSNLHFIIGKVSFDDTQLVENYAAALDEILRLKPSAAKGRYVKKAAVSTTMGPGIQVDPNRTRNLLVEEDPAAV, encoded by the coding sequence GTGAGCAAGCGCAGCAAGTCTCTCCGCGCTGCGGACAGCAAGATCGACCGGGAGCGCCTGTACGCGCCCCTGGAGGCCGTCCGCCTCGCCAAGGAGACCGCGACCACCAAGTTCGACTCGACCGTCGAGGTCGCCTTCCGGCTGGGCGTCGACCCGCGCAAGGCCGACCAGATGGTCCGTGGCACCGTGAACCTCCCGCACGGCACCGGCAAGACCGCCCGGGTCCTGGTCTTCGCGACCGGTGACCGTGCCGCGGCCGCGGAAGCCGCGGGGGCCGACATCGTCGGCTCCGACGAACTGATCGACGAGGTGGCGAAGGGGCGGCTGGACTTCGACGCCGTCGTCGCCACCCCGGACCTGATGGGCAAGGTCGGCCGGCTGGGCCGGGTGCTCGGTCCGCGCGGTCTGATGCCGAACCCGAAGACCGGCACCGTGACGCCCGACGTGGCGAAGGCGGTCACCGAGATCAAGGGCGGCAAGATCGAGTTCCGCGTCGACAAGCACTCGAACCTGCACTTCATCATCGGCAAGGTGTCGTTCGACGACACGCAGCTGGTGGAGAACTACGCGGCGGCGCTGGACGAGATCCTGCGGCTCAAGCCGTCCGCGGCGAAGGGGCGCTACGTCAAGAAGGCGGCGGTCTCCACGACCATGGGTCCCGGCATCCAGGTCGACCCCAACCGCACCCGCAACCTCCTCGTCGAGGAGGACCCGGCGGCCGTCTGA
- the cutA gene encoding divalent-cation tolerance protein CutA: MAEYLTVLTTTDAAEKAQALAAGAVEAKVAACAQIEGPITSVYRWEGVVQTDREWRVLYKTTAERYPELEAHIKQMHDYDTPEIIATPVTHGSGAYLSWVSQETARG, from the coding sequence GTGGCTGAGTACCTGACCGTTCTGACCACGACCGACGCCGCCGAGAAGGCTCAGGCATTGGCCGCCGGTGCGGTGGAGGCCAAGGTGGCGGCCTGTGCGCAGATCGAGGGGCCGATCACCAGCGTGTACCGGTGGGAGGGCGTGGTGCAGACGGACCGGGAATGGCGGGTGCTGTACAAGACGACCGCCGAGCGGTATCCGGAGCTTGAGGCGCACATCAAGCAGATGCACGATTACGACACCCCGGAGATCATCGCCACCCCGGTCACGCACGGCAGCGGCGCTTACCTCTCGTGGGTGAGCCAGGAGACGGCCAGGGGCTGA
- the tgmA gene encoding putative ATP-grasp-modified RiPP produces MFNHSDRFPTGTPLPSGADTPTPWGLRRMAPYPVLAPGYARTELDPVTQTARYFDAAGRVVEMPGHGTSTGTHPPTGTGNPSDGSGPGGNGAGDQDTGNDSDQ; encoded by the coding sequence GTGTTCAACCACTCCGACAGGTTCCCGACCGGCACCCCGTTACCGTCCGGAGCCGACACCCCCACGCCGTGGGGGCTCCGGCGCATGGCTCCGTATCCCGTCCTCGCACCCGGCTACGCCCGCACAGAGCTGGACCCGGTGACCCAGACCGCTCGGTACTTCGACGCCGCGGGGCGGGTGGTGGAGATGCCAGGCCACGGCACCAGCACCGGTACGCACCCGCCCACGGGCACCGGCAACCCGTCCGATGGCTCGGGGCCGGGCGGCAACGGCGCCGGGGATCAGGACACCGGGAACGACTCCGACCAGTGA
- a CDS encoding helix-turn-helix domain-containing protein, whose protein sequence is MQLGAELRRLREKAGLTLVEAVDGLALSTTKVHRVENGLTAFKSTAELRLLLERYGVEDEEDIEFLTEIQRDSLNRGWWSQYRSVMPSGMEMYVGLEAGAKAVRAWHPSVVIGLLQTERYVRAMLEVAKPVEETTTEFVERIIQLRMERKDQLVRRKPSPELWAILDEAALRKMVGSADVMREQYEEIIRLTKLDNVTVQILPMASSIYRSSFNFNLLDFEAPALTVVQTDLPDGSNVSDKQTTVWAFTRRFDALRAGALAPGETPTFLHRLAGEI, encoded by the coding sequence ATGCAACTCGGCGCGGAGTTGCGCAGGTTGCGCGAGAAGGCCGGTCTCACGCTGGTCGAGGCGGTCGACGGCCTCGCGCTCTCCACCACCAAGGTCCACCGGGTGGAGAACGGCCTGACGGCCTTCAAGTCCACCGCCGAACTCCGCCTCCTGCTGGAGCGCTACGGCGTCGAGGACGAGGAGGACATCGAGTTCCTCACCGAGATCCAGCGCGACTCGCTCAACCGTGGTTGGTGGTCGCAGTACCGCAGTGTGATGCCGTCCGGCATGGAGATGTACGTCGGCCTGGAGGCTGGCGCGAAGGCGGTCCGCGCGTGGCACCCGAGCGTGGTGATCGGTCTGCTCCAGACCGAGCGCTACGTGCGCGCGATGCTGGAGGTGGCCAAGCCGGTCGAGGAAACGACGACGGAGTTCGTCGAGCGGATCATTCAACTGCGGATGGAGCGCAAGGATCAGTTGGTCCGGCGGAAGCCCAGCCCGGAGCTGTGGGCGATCCTCGATGAGGCGGCCCTGCGCAAAATGGTCGGCAGCGCTGACGTGATGCGCGAGCAGTACGAGGAGATCATCCGCCTGACGAAACTCGACAACGTGACCGTGCAGATCCTGCCGATGGCCAGCTCGATCTACCGGTCCAGCTTCAATTTCAACTTGCTGGACTTCGAAGCGCCTGCGCTCACCGTCGTTCAGACGGATCTGCCCGACGGCTCGAACGTCAGCGACAAGCAGACGACGGTCTGGGCGTTCACGCGCCGGTTCGACGCCCTCCGCGCGGGCGCGCTCGCGCCGGGCGAGACCCCCACCTTTCTGCACCGACTAGCGGGAGAGATCTGA
- the tgmB gene encoding ATP-grasp ribosomal peptide maturase translates to MSRARPVLVVTNLDDPTTDVVIDELHDRGVPVVRFDSGDFPATLSIAAAITPKGIEGRLFTPSRVADLSRVRSLYYRRPSGFVFPRLDEQAARFAVTQARYGLGGVLAALPGCLYVNHPHRIGDAEFKPSGLAAAVEAGFRVPPTLITSGPDAARAFIKRNGPVIYKPLSAPLYQIDGVSCTVQVAEVTADEIDETVAGTAHLFQQRVEKVADIRVTVMGDKVFCVRIDSGLLDWRTDYGRLTYSVVRPPDGITESLHAYLSRFGLVFGAFDFAVDHEDRWWFLECNPSGQWAWLEPETGLPMVAAMADLLEGKPR, encoded by the coding sequence GTGAGCCGTGCGCGTCCGGTTCTGGTCGTCACCAACTTGGACGACCCCACGACGGATGTCGTGATCGACGAACTGCATGACCGGGGTGTCCCGGTCGTGCGTTTCGACTCCGGGGACTTCCCCGCCACCCTGTCGATCGCGGCTGCCATTACGCCGAAAGGCATAGAAGGAAGACTGTTCACGCCGTCCCGGGTCGCCGACCTCTCCCGGGTCCGGTCGCTGTACTACCGCAGGCCCTCCGGGTTCGTCTTTCCGCGCCTGGACGAGCAAGCGGCCCGGTTCGCTGTCACACAGGCTCGATACGGCCTCGGGGGTGTCCTTGCCGCTCTCCCCGGATGCCTGTACGTCAACCATCCCCACCGCATCGGTGACGCCGAGTTCAAGCCGTCCGGCCTAGCTGCCGCCGTCGAGGCAGGCTTCAGGGTCCCGCCGACGCTCATCACTTCGGGTCCAGACGCGGCCCGGGCGTTCATCAAACGAAACGGGCCGGTGATCTACAAGCCGTTGTCCGCGCCCCTCTACCAGATCGACGGGGTGTCGTGCACGGTGCAGGTGGCCGAAGTCACGGCGGACGAGATCGACGAGACGGTGGCCGGCACCGCGCATCTGTTCCAGCAGCGTGTGGAAAAGGTGGCGGACATCCGCGTCACGGTGATGGGCGACAAGGTGTTCTGCGTTCGTATCGACTCCGGCCTGCTGGACTGGCGCACCGACTACGGTCGCCTGACGTACTCCGTGGTCCGACCGCCCGACGGCATCACCGAGTCTCTCCACGCCTACCTGTCGCGCTTCGGTCTGGTCTTTGGCGCTTTCGACTTCGCCGTGGACCATGAGGACCGGTGGTGGTTCCTGGAATGCAACCCGTCCGGCCAGTGGGCCTGGCTGGAACCGGAAACCGGGCTGCCGATGGTGGCGGCCATGGCCGACCTTCTGGAGGGAAAACCGAGGTGA
- a CDS encoding type II toxin-antitoxin system RelE family toxin — protein sequence MTYTLIWEPAALEALKRLRQRDGDRVRPLMRAINSLAADPEPAESSKLGATNKRRLRIGVYRALYEIDGDRVAVKVLTVGSAPQR from the coding sequence GTGACGTACACGCTCATCTGGGAGCCGGCCGCCCTGGAGGCGCTTAAGCGCTTACGCCAGCGCGACGGCGACAGGGTCCGTCCCCTGATGAGGGCGATCAACAGCCTGGCCGCAGACCCTGAACCGGCGGAGAGCAGCAAGCTCGGCGCGACGAACAAGCGTCGCCTGCGCATCGGCGTCTACCGGGCGCTGTACGAGATCGACGGTGACCGGGTGGCCGTCAAGGTGCTCACCGTCGGGAGTGCTCCCCAGCGCTGA
- the nusG gene encoding transcription termination/antitermination protein NusG, protein MSDPNVYDGAATDESAEGDDTALDAAEAAAGADGDETEVAAEAAEDTEHAEDAEAGDDAEESAEAVEASDEESAADGAEDGEAEASGEVEASGDADEAEDSGEDGAAAAEPVDAVAAFREELRTLPGEWYVIHTYAGYENRVKSNLEQRAVSLNVEEYIYQAEVPQEEVVQIKNGDRKTIRQNKLPGYVLVRMDLTNESWGVVRNTPGVTGFVGNAYDPYPLTLDEIVKMLAPEVEAAAEAAAIAEGTAQPRKVEVQVLDFEVGDSVTVTDGPFATLQATINEINPDSKKVKGLVEIFGRETPVELSFDQIQKN, encoded by the coding sequence GTGTCTGACCCGAACGTGTACGACGGCGCCGCCACCGACGAGTCTGCCGAAGGCGACGACACCGCACTCGACGCCGCCGAGGCGGCTGCGGGCGCCGACGGTGACGAGACCGAGGTCGCGGCGGAGGCCGCGGAGGACACCGAGCACGCGGAGGATGCCGAGGCCGGCGACGACGCGGAGGAGTCCGCGGAGGCTGTCGAGGCTTCCGACGAGGAGTCCGCGGCGGACGGCGCCGAGGACGGCGAGGCCGAGGCGTCCGGTGAGGTCGAGGCGTCCGGTGACGCCGACGAGGCCGAGGACTCCGGCGAGGACGGCGCGGCCGCGGCCGAGCCGGTCGACGCGGTGGCCGCCTTCCGCGAGGAGCTGCGGACGCTGCCCGGCGAGTGGTACGTGATCCACACCTACGCCGGCTACGAGAACCGCGTGAAGTCCAACCTGGAGCAGCGCGCCGTCTCCTTGAACGTCGAGGAGTACATCTACCAGGCCGAGGTTCCGCAGGAAGAAGTCGTCCAGATCAAGAACGGCGACCGCAAGACGATCCGGCAGAACAAGCTCCCCGGCTACGTCCTGGTCCGCATGGACCTGACGAACGAGTCGTGGGGCGTAGTCCGCAACACCCCCGGCGTCACCGGCTTCGTGGGCAACGCGTACGACCCGTACCCGCTGACCCTGGACGAGATCGTCAAGATGCTGGCCCCCGAGGTGGAGGCCGCGGCCGAGGCCGCCGCGATCGCCGAGGGCACCGCGCAGCCCCGCAAGGTCGAGGTCCAGGTCCTGGACTTCGAGGTCGGCGACTCGGTCACCGTCACCGACGGCCCCTTCGCCACCCTCCAGGCCACGATCAACGAGATCAACCCCGACTCCAAGAAGGTCAAGGGCCTGGTGGAGATCTTCGGCCGCGAGACCCCGGTCGAGCTGAGCTTCGACCAGATCCAGAAGAACTAG
- the rplJ gene encoding 50S ribosomal protein L10, giving the protein MARPDKAASVAELTDQFRSSNAAVLTEYRGLTVAQLKTLRRSLGENATYAVVKNTLTKIAANEAGISTLDDLFAGPSAVAFVTGDPVEAAKGLRDFAKENPALVIKGGVLDGKALSADEIKKLADLESREVLLAKLAGAMKAKQSQAAAVFQALPSKFVRTAEALRAARAEAEQGGAE; this is encoded by the coding sequence ATGGCGAGGCCTGACAAGGCTGCCTCGGTTGCCGAGTTGACGGACCAGTTCCGCTCCTCGAACGCCGCTGTGCTGACCGAGTACCGCGGTCTCACCGTGGCGCAGCTCAAGACGCTGCGCCGTTCCCTCGGTGAGAACGCCACGTACGCCGTGGTGAAGAACACGCTGACCAAGATCGCGGCCAACGAGGCCGGGATCAGCACGCTCGACGACCTGTTCGCGGGTCCGTCGGCCGTCGCCTTCGTCACCGGTGACCCGGTCGAGGCGGCGAAGGGTCTGCGCGACTTCGCCAAGGAGAACCCCGCTCTCGTCATCAAGGGCGGTGTCCTTGACGGCAAGGCGCTGTCCGCCGACGAGATCAAGAAGCTTGCGGACCTCGAGTCCCGCGAGGTTCTGCTCGCCAAGCTGGCGGGCGCCATGAAGGCCAAGCAGTCCCAGGCTGCCGCGGTCTTCCAGGCGCTCCCGTCGAAGTTCGTCCGCACCGCGGAGGCACTTCGGGCCGCACGGGCCGAGGCAGAGCAGGGCGGTGCCGAGTAA
- the rplK gene encoding 50S ribosomal protein L11, which yields MPPKKKKVTGLIKLQINAGAANPAPPVGPALGQHGVNIMEFCKAYNAATESQRGMVIPVEITVYEDRTFTFITKTPPAAKLILKAAGVEKGSGEPHVKKVAKLTRDQVREIATTKLPDLNANDLDAAEKIIAGTARSMGITVEG from the coding sequence ATGCCTCCCAAGAAGAAGAAGGTCACGGGGCTGATCAAGCTCCAGATCAACGCCGGTGCGGCCAACCCGGCGCCGCCGGTCGGCCCCGCGCTGGGCCAGCACGGCGTGAACATCATGGAGTTCTGCAAGGCCTACAACGCGGCCACCGAGTCGCAGCGCGGCATGGTGATCCCGGTGGAGATCACGGTCTACGAGGACCGGACCTTCACGTTCATCACCAAGACCCCGCCGGCCGCGAAGCTCATCCTGAAGGCCGCGGGCGTGGAGAAGGGCTCCGGCGAGCCGCACGTGAAGAAGGTCGCGAAGCTGACCCGCGACCAGGTGCGGGAGATCGCCACCACCAAGCTCCCCGACCTGAACGCCAACGACCTGGACGCCGCGGAGAAGATCATCGCGGGTACCGCCCGGTCCATGGGCATCACGGTCGAGGGCTGA
- the rplL gene encoding 50S ribosomal protein L7/L12: MATKLSTEELLAQFEELTLIELSEFVKAFEEKFDVTAAAPVAVAGVAGPGAPAAEAVEEKDEFDVILTAAGDKKIQVIKVVRELTSLGLKEAKDLVDGAPKPVLEKANKEAADKAKEALEGAGASVEVK, from the coding sequence ATGGCGACCAAGCTCAGCACCGAGGAACTGCTCGCCCAGTTCGAGGAGCTCACCCTGATCGAGCTCTCCGAGTTCGTGAAGGCGTTCGAGGAGAAGTTCGACGTCACCGCCGCCGCGCCGGTCGCCGTCGCGGGCGTCGCGGGCCCGGGCGCCCCGGCCGCCGAGGCCGTCGAGGAGAAGGACGAGTTCGACGTCATCCTCACCGCCGCGGGCGACAAGAAGATCCAGGTCATCAAGGTCGTGCGCGAGCTGACCTCGCTGGGTCTGAAGGAGGCCAAGGACCTCGTGGACGGCGCCCCGAAGCCCGTCCTGGAGAAGGCCAACAAGGAGGCCGCGGACAAGGCGAAGGAGGCGCTCGAGGGCGCCGGCGCCTCGGTCGAGGTCAAGTGA
- a CDS encoding DUF397 domain-containing protein, which translates to MTYRAAPDLAPESAWFKSSFSGEQGNNCIEVAPESAWFKSSYSSENGTACVEVADLSTAGRVAVRDSKDKAGPALVFSAAAFADFVAAVREGRFDG; encoded by the coding sequence ATGACCTACCGAGCGGCCCCCGACCTCGCTCCCGAGAGCGCCTGGTTCAAGTCCTCGTTCAGCGGCGAGCAGGGCAACAACTGCATAGAGGTCGCGCCCGAGAGCGCCTGGTTCAAGTCGTCCTACAGTTCCGAGAACGGCACGGCGTGCGTGGAGGTCGCCGACCTCAGCACCGCGGGCCGGGTCGCCGTGCGGGACTCGAAGGACAAGGCCGGCCCCGCGCTCGTCTTCTCCGCGGCCGCGTTCGCCGACTTCGTGGCCGCCGTCCGCGAGGGCCGCTTCGACGGGTGA
- a CDS encoding SGNH/GDSL hydrolase family protein has protein sequence MGTFALALALSVVFVGPAQAAGPAYVALGDSYSAGNGAGNYDSSSGDCHRSLNAYPYLWKNAHAPSSFADTACSGAVTADVVNNQLGPLNSSTGLVTITIGGNDAGFSDVMTTCVTGSDTDCVNRVNTAETFVRNTLPGRLDTVYNAIHAKAPNAHVVVLGYPDMYTLNVFCIGMSATKHQKIDEAADLIDTTTAARAAAHGFTFGDVRSTFKGHELCSGDDYLHSLVISPSWESYHPTATGHSAGYLPVLNAND, from the coding sequence ATCGGCACGTTCGCCCTCGCGCTCGCGCTGTCCGTCGTCTTCGTCGGGCCGGCCCAGGCGGCCGGGCCCGCGTACGTGGCCCTCGGGGACTCGTACTCGGCCGGCAACGGCGCGGGGAACTACGACAGTTCGAGCGGCGACTGCCACCGGAGCCTGAACGCGTACCCGTACCTGTGGAAGAACGCGCACGCGCCCTCCTCGTTCGCGGACACCGCGTGCTCCGGCGCGGTCACCGCGGACGTCGTCAACAACCAGCTCGGTCCGCTCAACTCCTCCACCGGCCTGGTCACGATCACCATCGGGGGCAACGACGCCGGGTTCTCCGACGTCATGACCACCTGTGTGACCGGCTCCGACACCGACTGCGTCAACCGCGTCAACACCGCGGAGACGTTCGTGCGCAACACCCTGCCCGGGCGGCTGGACACCGTGTACAACGCGATCCACGCCAAGGCGCCGAACGCCCACGTGGTGGTCCTGGGCTACCCCGACATGTACACCCTCAACGTCTTCTGCATCGGCATGAGCGCCACCAAGCACCAGAAGATCGACGAGGCCGCGGACCTGATCGACACCACCACCGCCGCCCGCGCCGCCGCGCACGGCTTCACCTTCGGCGACGTGCGCAGCACCTTCAAGGGCCACGAGCTGTGCTCCGGTGACGACTACCTGCACTCGCTGGTCATCTCGCCGAGCTGGGAGTCCTACCACCCCACGGCCACCGGCCACTCCGCCGGCTACCTGCCGGTCCTGAACGCCAACGACTGA